The sequence TACCTCTACGAGTTTGTTGCGGTCCAGGTTGAGTTCTTCGAGGGTTTCGATTTCAAAAAGTTCCGGCGGAAGGAGGCGGAGCTCTTTCTGGGAAAGGTCGAGCGAAGTGGCTTTTTCGGCCTTGGCTTTGGCGATAATCTCAAGCAGATTCATAAAACTCTCCTGAACAATGTACTTACAGTATAAATCATAGTATTTTTACCCGAATTTGCGGCAACGGACGTAAAAAAATACGAAAAAAACAAAAATTTGCGCAAATGAGCAGCATATTTTTCTATTTATAATGGTGTTTTTACAAAAGATTTGTTATTTTTTTACTCAAATTGGTGTTTTGAAACTATTTTTAATGTGCGAAATGCCAGACGTCATACATATATGTATATATATGCGTTGTCGCGAGTATAATAATTGAGGAAAAAATGGAACTAACAAAATCGCAGGAACGCCGCTTAGCATTCGTTGCTAGCCTCTTGAGTTTGAACCCCAACGATCCTAACGACCGAATAAAGGCACTCCGGCATCTAAACCTGGACGAAAACGCCTGTTTCCACGGTTTCCAGTATTCCCAGGGCTTTATGGAATTCTTCATCTTCCTGGATGAAGATACCCCGCTCGAAAAGGTGGTCGCGCATCTGAACTCCGACCTGAAGCAGTTGCAGATTGCCGTATTCCGCACTAGCGACCCCACGAACCCGTTTTTCCTGTCGCTTCGCGAAGAAGCCGACCCGTGGGACGTGAAGAAGATTTCTGACGGCGACGACGAAGACGACGAAGATACTCCGGCAAGCCGCCCGTACATGGAAACGCTCCAGATTACCGTGCTCCGCACCAAGGCGAGTCGCGACCTCACCGACTCCGAACTGGAACGCACCCTCAAGGATATGCGCCGCAAGCTTGGCATCTGGAAGAACGAAGTCAAGGCGAAGCTCGAAATCGTCGCCGAACACGACGACTTGACTCGCGATTTGCGTAGCGCCGACGACAAGCTCGAAATTGTCATGGAGTCCGAACCGCTCCACCTCACCAGCGATCATGGCGAACTTTTCCTCGGTTTCTGCCCGATCCGCACGATTTTCGATTACCACGTGGCTCTCGGCAAGCGCCTTAAGACGAAGCACAACATGGCTATCGTCTCGAGCAACATCCGTACCTACCTCGGTAACCTCACGCACACGAACGCGGCCCTCATCGATGCCTTCCAGACCATGGAAAGGAACGACGACGAGAACGTGAACGTGGACGATTTCCCGTTCCTGCACAACGGCATGACCCTCACGGGCGATGACCTGCGCGCCAAGGAACGCGACGGCAAGAAGGTGCTCGTGATTGAGCGCCCGAAGATTATCAACGGTGCCCAGTCCCTCTTCACGTACGAAACCTACGCGAAGAAGAGCAAGAAGCCCGTGAACCCGCAGGTTTTGGTGAAGGTCGTGGTGCCGTACCCCGGTGCCGACAACTTCCTGAACCAGGTGACCATGGCGAACAACCGCCAGAACCCGGTGTTCAGCTACCACCTGCGCGCCGCGGACGACCTGCAGTTCTTCATCTGGCAGCGTTACCAGGAAGAAGGCTTCACCTACGTCTACAAGGACGGCGTGCGCCTCAAGGCCCGTACCCGTAAGCTCGAAGTGCGTATGCGCCCCGAACTGGCGAAGACATTGTTCATGATGGACGGCAAGCTCAGCGAATGCCGCTCCAGCGACTGCATTTTCGACAAGGAAACGCTGTACCAGCGCTGCTTCGGCGCATTCGTGCGCGTGTCCCCGGACAAGGAGAAGGACTTTGTTCGTAAGACCATCGCCTTCACGAAGGCATGGCAGCTCCTCAGCCGCCTCCCGATCAAGATCCGCAAGGTGACCCCGGGCAAGGGCGTGTCCATCGAAGCCAACGACGATAACCCGCTGACCAAGATTACCTGGAATGGCCGTCTGGAAGACAAGTTCATCTTCCGCAGCGCCGTGAAGGACCTGGTCGTGGCTCTCGCCCTCAAGCACTGGCTCATCTACGGTGACCCGATTCAGGACTTCGAATGGCTCGTCGAGAACGAACTGAACTTCAACGAATCCATCCTCAAGTACGCCTCCAGGATCTACACGGAAGACCTGAAGGGCATCCTCATCAACGAGTTCAAGGACAACACGGCGTACTACGACACCATCACCACTATCGACAAGGATAGCGGCGAATCGGTGGAACGTCGCCTGTGGAAGGGATTCGCGAATACCGCGACCTACGAAAAGATGATGGATCTTCTGTGCAAGAAGAATCCCGCTTGGGAAAAGGTCCGCGGCGGTATCGAGCTCTTCATCTAAAGAGACTTCCTATCGGATTTTTAAGACGGCCTGCTTCGGCGGGCCGTTTTTTTTGTGCGCGTCCGTTGTTCCGGAGAGAGAATTTCTTTGTTCGTAAAACGGCTCTCTTCTGTCAAGAAGCAGTTTTTTAGCTTCTTCGGCAATCTTTTTTATAAAATATGCGTCGTGTAAGCAAAAAATTTGCTAATTTCCCGCAGAAATTCAACTTTCCGGTGGATTTGGCGTCGCCGAATTCTGTATTTTGTGTCTGTTGCTATTTAGAAGGTTCTTACATAGGACCCGGTCGGGGTTTGTTGCCTTGTGTCTCTCGGCATTCGGCATCGCATGGTCTCAGGGAGATTCTCCCGTGGGCGTCTCCGACGGTGTGGATTCTGCGGACTCCGTGAGCACTGCTGACCCGGCAGAGACGGAATGGCAGCCCACGCTCCAGTACTTCCCGTTGCCTGCTTCGGTGACTCCCCTGAATAACCTCCTCCCGTTCGGCGGCGTGGGTGCGTCTCCCCGCCTGATGAAGGAGACGAAGGGCCAGGTGTTCGAGCACGACATCAACATGGCGACGCGTGAACTCGACGTGCGTGAGAAGCGCGTGAACAGCGTGTCCCGCGACACGACGACGCTCTGGTCGGCGCATTATCCTGAACTTACCGATTACGTGGCCGACATGTACGAAGTGGGCCGCAAGAACCTGTGGCTGAACGGCCTTATCGGCCAGCGCGATGGCGGCTACGAGGCGCCCGAGACGGGCTCGATGTTCGACATCACCATTCCGGTGAACATGCCCGCCTGGATGAAGACCTTCGGTTTCGACAAGCCCAAGCTGATGCTCCAGGGTACGATGAACATCCGCCTCAAGGGGTACGGCGAACTGGACGACGCCGAGGGCAGTACCAAGACGAGCCTCTGGCCTTCGCCCTCGCTGGACTACGAACCGAGCTTCATGGTGAAGGGCAAGATTGGCCCCTACATCACGGTCGAAGTGAACAACGTGGAAAGCGGCCTCGGCGTGCAGAACCAGGTGCGCGTGGTGTACGAGGAATCGTTCAAGGGCGAATTCGAGGACTATATCTTGCAGCGCGTGGAAGCGGGTACGACATCGCTTGCGCTTACGGGTACGGAACTTACGGGTTATTCCGAAAACCACCAGGGCCTGTTCGGTATCAAGGCCGACTGGAAACTGGGCGACTGGAGACTCACGACGATTGCCTCTCAGGACGGCGGAAGCCAGGAAGAGTACACCATCAATGCTAGCGAGACGACCACGGAATTCCAGGTGCTCGACAAGCAGTTCGTCACCTACCGTTACTACTTCTTGAACCATGAGGCGAGGAGCGCCTACATCAACGCGGGTATCGCCGGTCGCTCGACCTCGAACTACCTCGCTACCGGGCTCAAGCTCTACAAGCGCAGCGCGCTGAACAATTCGAAGGATGTCATCGACAACGTCGACGTCGTGTACAAGGCCCCCGACGGTTCGGAAATCGTGAAGAGGGTGGAACGCCTGGTGGAAATCCCGGCGAGCGACTATACGTACGATCCCAAGACCGGTATTGTCAAGATTAACGGCGTTACGCGGTCTACGCTCGTTGCCGCCAGCTGGAACGAAGACGGCACCGGCCGCGTGGGAACGACGGTCAACGACGGTGCAAGGATTGTGCTTATCCAGTGGGATGCTGAACTTGCCGAACTCAAGGAAATCGGCAAGCTCATGTTGCGCAACGTGTATTCCATCGGCATCACCGATGCGAGCGCGAGCAGCTTTGTGCTGCGCATGAAGAACAAGTCGGGTGTCGCGGGTTCGTTCCTCAAGACTATCGGCGTAGCGGACACTACGACGGGCAGTCCGCTGGTGAGCGATGCTACGATTTTCAAGAAGGACGCGAGCGGCAACTACACGGGTGAAATGTGGCTGCCCTGTAAGCCGCTTTCGCAGTACTCCGGCCCGAACGCTACGGAACGCGCCCGCGCGAACTGCTTGGAACCCTTGCGTAACTTGGATTCGTCGAACGTCATGTCGCAGCTTTACGACTTGCCGGTTTATAACCTGAGCCGCTACACGAGCCAGTTCCATTTCGAATCTGTGGGTAAGCGCCGCAGTTCCACCATCAGTGTCCGCGACCCGAATTCGAGCTACTCCGTGAGCGGCAGCGCCTGTATGGATATTTCGCCGGGAACGGAAAAACTCACTGCGGGTTCCACCGTGCTCACGCGCGGTACCGACTACGAGGTGAACTACGAACTCGGACAGATCGAACTTTTGAGCGAACGTGCCCTTGACCCGAACAAGGAAATCAAGGTGACGTTCGAATGCGAACCGCTTTTCGAAATTGACAACAAGCTGTTGCTGGGTGCGCGTGCCGAACTTCCGCTGGAACGTTACGGGTTCGGTGCGGGTTCCGTGTTCGGTATCACCGCGCTCTACAAGAGCCAGAGCACTACGGCGAAGACCCCGACGCTCGGCAACGAACCGTTCTCCAGCTTCTTGTGGGGCATGAACCTGCGCTTGCAGGATACGGTGCAGGCCCTGACCGACCTCGTGAACAAGATTCCGGGAATCAACACGGAAGCGAAGTCCAGCTGGCGCTTCGAAGCGGAATTCGCGGGCAGCCGCCACAACGCGAACACCAGTGACGACGTCGAAGCGCTTGTCGAAGATTTCGAGGCCACGTCGAACGGCCTCACGTACCCGCTCTCCAGGCTTTCTTGGTACCATGCTTCGCCTCCGGGCGGCGTGAGCTCCGACGCCTCTACGTACATCGAGACGCAGGACTACAAGCACAAGGGTGAATTTATTTGGCACAGCAACAACACCGAGCTGTACAAGTACATCTACGATAACGTCGGCAATTCCGATGTCGATAACCAGCACCTGACCGTGCTCAAGATGACGCTTCGCGCGAACGACAACCTGGCGGGCAATTCGTGGGGTGGTATCATGCGCCCGAACAGCGCCTACTACCAGGACCTGAGCCAGATGAAGTACATCGAGGTGGTCGCGCGCGGTAACGTGGGCTCCATCTTTATTGACTTGGGCCAGGTGAGTGAAGACCTTGCCATTAACGGACATGCGCCGAACGGCTACCACGATGGCGAAAACGATCTGGGTTCTACGACGGCGCTGCACGACAAGGGTCTTGATGGTGCGACGGGTTCCGACGAAGAGCGCCTTGTGTGGGACTGCCGTATTTCGGGCTGCGAAAGCACGGTCTGGAATTCTGCCAATGCAGGCGCTACGACCGATATCGCGCTTGATGACTTCAACGAAGACCTGGACGACGACAGCGACCCGCCGGTGACCATCAACGGTACCGAAAACAACTCCGGTGAACGCACTTACGATACCGAAGACATCAACAAGAACGGCTCGCTCGATACCGACATCAACTTCGTGCGTTACCGCATCGACCTTTCGGATACGGACAAGACGCACTTCGACGAACTCAAGAACGGTTGGCGCAGGTGGCATATCCAGCTCAACCAGTACGATACGGTTGTCTCCGCGATGGGCGCCGATTACAAGTCCATCCTCGCGCAGGCGCTGTTCACCCGTTTGTGGGTCGGCAAGCTGAACCCCGGCGTGGCGGAAGCCAAGGTGCAGGTGGTGAGCCTCGGTGTGCTCGGCAACGCCTGGGAAGAGACGACGGTCGCCGATTACTATAAGACGAGTTCTACCGAGAATTCGCAGATGGTGAGCGTGAACGGAATCGAGACCGCGGTGTCCGAGAAGGTGGCGTCTACGGATACGACGTTCGTGAAGGTTTCGACCATCAACAGCCGTGAACATGCGAATACATATTTCAAGTCGCCGAACACCAAGACGGAACGCGATTCCGAGACGAACGCTCCCTTGAAGGAAACTGCGCTCAAGCTCGAGTACCATAATATGCAGCCGGGCCAGGAAGTAGGCGTGACCCGCATATTCGAGACCGACAAGAAGGACCTCTCTTCGTACAAGTCCCTGAAGATGGAAATCCACTACGAGACGAAGGCGAACAGGGTGCCGATCAGGTTTGCCCTGCAGTTCGGTTCCGGTTCGCTTGAAGGTTCTTCTGACTACTATGAATGGAGCTTCCGCCCGACGAAACTCGAAAAGTCTTGCCCGCGTGACCAAGACTGCCACGAAGAAAACTGGCTTGCGAACGCGTTCGCCATGAACGTTTCCGATTTCTCGGACTTGAAGCAGGGAAGGCGCCCGCCGTTCGTTTCTGCCGTGGAAAAGGATCTTGGCGGCGAGCGCGAAGAAAAGATCAGGTTGGTGGGTAATCCGACCGTGACGAGCATCGACTGGATGCGCTTCGTGATTATCGCGGATTCGAGCGCCTCTGCCGAAGACCTCGAAGGTGAATTTTGGATTGACGACCTGAGACTTTCGGACATGGATACGGAATGGGGATACGCGGCCCGTACTTCGGCGCAGGTGAATTTCGCTGACTTCCTTTCCATATCGGGTGCTGTGCGCTACCAGGATGGTAACTTTGCCACGCTCAAGACGACGGGCGGCTCGCCGAAGCCGAAGCTCTCGCAGGCGGCATCGCAGTTGGATGTCTCGGGCGACGTCTCCATCAGCCTGAACAAGTTCCTGAACGATACCCTCGGGTTCCACATTCCGTTGAATCTCGGTTACAGGAGCTCTACGAAGCGCCCCTTCATGAAGCCTTCCGACGACCTGACGCTTAATCGCAGCAGCTTCGGCGAACTCACGAAGGACATGTTCCAGAACGAACTTGTGGTGACTGAAGACAAGAAGGAACAGGAACTCCGCGACGAGACGGAATCCAAGGGTTACCAGTCCTACACGCGCGAAAAGAACTTCAGCATCAGCTATAGCAAGAACTACAAGGCGTCGGAATCCAAGGTGGGCGAGGCGCTCTCGCAGATATTCCTTGAACGTCCGGCGGCAAGCTATTCGTACCGGCAGACGGAAGGCCGCGCGACGACGGCTTCGGACTCCACCTATTCTTACCACACGATATTTGAATACAAGCTGGGTACTTTCAGCCTGTTCAAGTTCAAGCCTTTCGAATCGCTGGCCAAGTCCGACAACGCATTCCTGAAGGCGCTGGCCAAGACCGAATTTGAACCGTGGCCGCAGACATTCGACGTGACGCTGTTCGACTTCAACTACGTGCGCTATGTGAACCAGGTCCGCGATCCCGATTTCGTGGAACCGCAGGTCGACAAGGTTGTTACCTACACGGCGGATTTGAACCACAAGCTGAATATGCGCTGGAACATCCTCTCGTTCCTTTCGACAAGCTACTCCCTGAACATCAAGCGTGATATGTTTGGCGGTGGCGACCGTGAAGGATTCGTGAAGGAGAACTTCTTTACGCCCGACGAAGGCGGCATGTTTGCGACCGGCTACGTGTTCGATTACGACCATACCGACAGGAAGGTCTATGTATCCCGCGACAGTCTTGTGATAATCCCGACGGATACGGTCTCGCGCAAGAACGAAGCGGGCGTGCCGCAGACGATTGACTTGTCGAACCCGGACTCCTACGAAATCCGCTACGACAGTACGGTATTCTACAAGGTCGATAGCGTGGGCCATCGCGAGTACGGACGTGCCTATGGTATCCTCCGCAATGAACGCGCCCGTACGCAGCAGTTCAAGGTGAATTTCAACCCGCGCCTCATTCCGTTCCTGCCGTTCAACGCGAGCTTCACTTCTGATTTCAACCAGCAGAAGACCATTCCCGATGCCTTCGACCTGATGGACCACACCAACATCGAGAAGAACTACTGGACCATATCGCAGACGAACCGCTTCGAGTTCAGCCCGACGCTCAAGATTATCGATTTCTTGAAACTGTTTGGCAATGAATCCAAGGTCGTGAGCCTTTTCGAAAAGCTCAAGTGGCGCGAAATCCGCTTCAACTGGAATGCTAGTACCAACACCGTGGGCGAAAACTTCACGCTTGCCCAGCTGTATGAACAGCAGGGTGTGACCCCGCTGCAGTATTACCTGTACGGTTTGGGTCTCGGCAACGGTTACCGCAACCGCGGAATCTGGAATATCATTTCGGGCGACATGGGACTTACTACTCGCGATGATTTTGAACAGTTCGCGCAGTATCGCAATAGGGATGTCGATACGCTCGTATACCAGGGTAACTTCAAGCATTCTGTTTCGCGCCAGTTCCAGATAGGCACGGGCATCACGCTCCCGATTTGGGATATCGCGCTTACGGGCGACCTGCAGTGGAAAGAGGATTTCTCCCAGTCCCGCGAATATCCGCTCTATATCGACACGACGACCGTTTGGCCCAAGATTGGCGTCGGAGTCACGATCCCGAACTTTGCTCAGCGTCTTTCGTTCCTGAACAGCTTCAGAAGCGTGAGTACGGTCCACAGGTTCGATTTTACGAAGACGACTTCCGTGAAGCCGTTCCAGAGCGCCGAAGATTCCTGGAGCTACCAGATCAACTTCAACCCGCTCGTTCGTATCACCTTCCTCACGCAGAAAAACCTGAAAATCGAGAATGCCGTGCGTCTGAAAATGGAGACGACCGACAGGCGCCCCAAGCAGGAAGTCATCGGGCTGCCCTGCTGGCCGGATTCCCTGGGCAACATCCAGGATACGACGGAATACTTCTGGGAAACGCCGTGGATTCATACGTCGCTGTATAACGACTTCTCCATCAATATCGGCGATGACTTCTCGATTTCGTACCCGCTCAAGCTCAAGCGCGGTTTCCAGTTGTGGAAGTGGTACTTCAAGCTCGAAAACAATGTCGACCTCAAGCTCACCGCGGGTTACGACTACAACAAGAACATCCGCAAGGAATACAATCCTTCCGCCGGTACCGAATACAACATGTGGAACAAGGAAACCGGTACCGATGGCGTGTTCAGGCAGTGGACATTCGATTCCAAGGACTATACCGCGTACAATCCGGAACTCAAGCTGACCGACCGTACGGTGCCCTCGCGTACGCATGAATGGTTCATCCGTCCGAGCGCAGGTTACCAGTTCAACAAGATGGCCTCGATGAGCGCCTACATCGAATACCGCCAGATTCACGAGAAACTGGATGACGAAACCCCGCACCTGCGTCAGATCCTGCAGTTCGAACTCGCTCTGATGCTGCGGTTCAACTAGTCGCTGGTTGCTGATTATTGGTTGCTAGTTGCTGGTCAATGGTTGTTGATTGCCGGCTGTTAATTTTTAGCTGAAGCGTATGTTGTTGGCCGGTGGTCGGCCGTTGTTGACCATAAAATATTAGCCGCTAACGGATGGTCGTTGGCGGCTGATTTTTTTGCATCCGCGCGGGCGGATTTGAATTGGAATGGCGGTTCCGGATTACTTTACGATGCCGACTTCGGAGAGCTTTACGAAGCCCTTGATTTTTTCGCCGAGGCGGATTTCCGCGAAATTGCCCTGCTCGGAAATGACTTCGAAGGTGGTGCCTTCAGAAAGCGTATTGAGCGTCTGGGACTTGTCGCTCGGGGCGCTGGTCACGTCGGCGTCTGCGGCGGTGACGACACCGCAGATTTCTTTTTCGAGTACGAAAATCTTGTAGGCCGCGCTGGAACCGATGACGCAGAATACCGCGGTGAGCACGAATATGGCGCCCGTGCAGACGTTCTTCGCCTTTTCGCCGATGACGATTCTCCCTGCGATGCCAATCAGGGCGATGAGCCAGAAGATGGCGAGCAGCGTGATGAGCTGAGCCTTGAGCGAAAGCGCGTGGTGCGCCTTGAAGAGCCCGGAAAGAATCGGGTTCTCTTCGCCTTCGTCTTCCACCTTGTCGCGGGTCATGGCCTGCGCGTACTTGAGGTTGTGCTGTATGTCGTCATCGTTGGGGCGCAGTCTCAGGGCGGAACGGTAATAGAAGATGGCGAAACCGATCTTGCCGTTCCTGAAGTAGGCGTTGCCCAGGTTGTAGAACAGATCGGCGTCGGGCGTGCCGTTGTCGGCGCAGGTACGCCATTCGTCGATGGCGCGTTCGAAGTCCCCGTTGTTGTATGCCTTGGTTCCTTCTTCTATGCCAGAACATTCGGGGGCGGCCGTCGCAAGCGTTGCGACCGATGCAATCGTCAAAAGAATCTTTTTCCAGAAAGTCATATACTATCCTTTGTGCTAGCCGCTATTTCAGTTTTCCGAGTTCGCCGCAGAGCTTTTCCACGTCGGCGAGCATCTTCTTCTGTTCGTCGGCGGAGGGATCTACGGGAGCGAATCGCGCGAACGCGCATTTTTCGAGCCAGCTGTCGATGGAGGCTATCGTTTCTTCCTTGACGCCGAGTTTTGCAAGTTCTTCCTTCATTTGCGGGCGGGTCATGCCCTTGAATTCCAGGTTGGTGCAGTCGCTGAGGTAATCGATGAGCCCGTTTTCGAGCGCAGCGTAGAGCGCTTTGGCGTCACCCTTGTGCAGGGCCTCGCGTGCGCTTGCGAAGCGTTCCCTGAGCATCTTGTTCGCCTTGCCCTTGCGCACCAGCGCGGAATCGCTGTTGTGCTTGCGGCGCTTGCGGATGGCCCACGTGACGATGAAGTAGAAGGGGAGGGCGCCGAGCAGTGCTACCCAGTACCAGATGCTCTTATACGGTGCCGTGTTGCCGGTTCCCGATACCTTGTGGATGAAGCGGATGTCGGACCCGAGCGATTCGATTTCTTTCTTTTGCACGGACGGAGGGCCGGCGACGGCGGCGGGGGACTGGAATACGGCTTCGGGCGCGGCTTCGCCCTTCTCCACGATGATGGTCCACGGGCCCGCTGTTGCGGTCTCGTATTTCCTCTTGGTCGGATTGAACCAGGAGTACGAAATTTCGGGAACGGTGAATTCGCCCTTCTTTTTGGGATAGAGGAACACCTTGATGCTCTTGGAGGTGATGACCTTGTTGCCTACGATCTTTTTCGAGATGTTGTTTTCAGGCGGAACGGAGCGGAAGTCGCTGAAGTCGGGGAACTTCGGGTCGGTCAGGGTGCCCGGCGTTCCGTCGCCCTTGATTTCGACGGAGAGCGTGAGCGCTTCGCCCACCTTCAGGTTCGTGCGGTCGAAATCGGCGTTGAAGCTGTAGCTGCCGACCATGCCGCTGAAGTTCGCGGGCTTGCCTTCTTCGGGCAGGGGCTTCACGCTGATGTTTATCGTGGGGGACTGCGCTTCGGCTTCGATGGATTCCTGGCGGATGCTCTGCGAGTGGAACGACATGCCGCCCATCTGCTTGTTCTCTTCGACAATCTTGGGTTCGCCCCTCTTGGTGTACTTGAACTTGAACGGGGGGATTTGCAGGTTGCCGCTCTTGGTGGGGCTGAGCCATGCGAACTTGGCGCTCGCCTGCATTTCACGGCGGGCGTTTTCTACGGGTTCGAATTTCAGGTTCGAAAGGTCGCTCCTGTGGACGATGAAGTCATCACCCGTGTTCATGTCGGTAGCCTGCAGGCCGCCTTCAAAATGCTCGAAGGTGTGGAGCCCGAGCGTCACGAAGAACTGTTCGCCTTCGTAGACGGTCTTCTTGCTTGCCGTGAGCGAAACGGCGAGGGCGTCGTCGGCAAAGGCGCGCTGGATGTTGATGGGTATATCGTTAGCTATGACGCGCTTCTGTCCGTCGATATCGATGAATATCTGGCCGATACCGATGCGTCCCGTCTTTTTGGGCGCCCTCAGCTTGAAAGTATATATACGTGCCTTGTAGCCGCCGCGGCTACGTCCGCCCCCGAAGAAGGAATTGAACATGTCTTCGATATCGGGGCGTATGACCTGGTCGGTACTGTCTAGGCCCATGAATGTAAAGCCATTCTGCGTCTCGATGCTCAGATTGTCCCTGTTTTCGGGGAGTTCGTTAAGTGGATATACAAGTTGGAGTCCGAAGGTCTTGCCGGCTTCGATTCTGTCCTTGTCCAGTTGCAGGGACGGACGCGCAAAAGCAACGAAGGTCAAGGCAAGACAGATGAGAAGAATTCGTTTCATACCGCCAAAAATACCAAATTTTAAGCGGCTAGACCAAGTTAACAATCGCGTGGATGCGAATCTTTCGCTAAAAGCCCAGAAAAAAATGGCGTAAAATTTAAATATATATAATTTTCACCCTTGCAGCGTTAGTAAAAAATTGTTAATATTGGCTCGCCGTTTAGAAAATGGTGATAAAAAGGAAAAAATCAAGGATAAAAGGACAAACATGTACTGCATTCTCGCCGCCCTTCTGGTTAAGAGTTTCAGGAAATACGCCAAGCACGCATAATCTGCGTCATTGGCTTTTTTTGAATTCTCTCTCTTTAAATGGAAAAACCTCGGTTGATCACCGGGGTTTATTCATTTTTCTATATTTATGACGGAAATTGACTGCAAATTTTAACAAGGGAATCATATCATGAGTGAAAATTCTGCCACCCGTCCTGTCCGCGTGCGTTTTGCCCCGAGCCCTACGGGTTACCTGCATGTGGGTGGTGCGCGTACCGCCATCTACAACTACTTTTTTGCAAAGCACATGGGCGGTACGTTCTACCTGCGCATCGAGGATACCGACCGCAAGCGCTATAACGAGACCGCACTCCATGATTTGATGCGCGACCTCAAGTGGCTGGGCCTGCAGTGGGACGAAGGTCCGGGTTGCGAAGGCGACTGCGGTCCGTATTTCCAGAGCGAACGCCTGGACATCTACCACCGCGAAATCAAGAAGCTCTTGGACGCGGGCTATGCCTACTACTGCTTCTGCACCGAGGAACGCCTGCAGGAAGTTCGCGCCGAACAGGAAAAGACTCACGTGCCGGTCACGGGTTACGACCGCCACTGCCGTAATATCAGCCGCGAAGAAGCCGAAGCCCGCATCGCCGCCGGCGAGAAGGCCGTCATCCGCTTCAAGGTGCCCGAAACGGGCGTCACCGAATTCGACGACATGATCCGCGGCCACATCAGTTACCAGAACGAACTTCTGGACGACCTCGTGCTCATCAAGCGCGACGGTTACCCGACTTATCACTTTGCAAGCGTCGTGGACGACCACCTCATGGGAACCACCCACGTGCTCCGCGGCGACGAATGGATCAGCTCTACGCCGAAGCACGAACTCCTTTATAAGGCATTCGGCTGGCAGCCGCCTGTATGGTGC comes from Fibrobacter sp. and encodes:
- the sprA gene encoding cell surface protein SprA codes for the protein MCLSAFGIAWSQGDSPVGVSDGVDSADSVSTADPAETEWQPTLQYFPLPASVTPLNNLLPFGGVGASPRLMKETKGQVFEHDINMATRELDVREKRVNSVSRDTTTLWSAHYPELTDYVADMYEVGRKNLWLNGLIGQRDGGYEAPETGSMFDITIPVNMPAWMKTFGFDKPKLMLQGTMNIRLKGYGELDDAEGSTKTSLWPSPSLDYEPSFMVKGKIGPYITVEVNNVESGLGVQNQVRVVYEESFKGEFEDYILQRVEAGTTSLALTGTELTGYSENHQGLFGIKADWKLGDWRLTTIASQDGGSQEEYTINASETTTEFQVLDKQFVTYRYYFLNHEARSAYINAGIAGRSTSNYLATGLKLYKRSALNNSKDVIDNVDVVYKAPDGSEIVKRVERLVEIPASDYTYDPKTGIVKINGVTRSTLVAASWNEDGTGRVGTTVNDGARIVLIQWDAELAELKEIGKLMLRNVYSIGITDASASSFVLRMKNKSGVAGSFLKTIGVADTTTGSPLVSDATIFKKDASGNYTGEMWLPCKPLSQYSGPNATERARANCLEPLRNLDSSNVMSQLYDLPVYNLSRYTSQFHFESVGKRRSSTISVRDPNSSYSVSGSACMDISPGTEKLTAGSTVLTRGTDYEVNYELGQIELLSERALDPNKEIKVTFECEPLFEIDNKLLLGARAELPLERYGFGAGSVFGITALYKSQSTTAKTPTLGNEPFSSFLWGMNLRLQDTVQALTDLVNKIPGINTEAKSSWRFEAEFAGSRHNANTSDDVEALVEDFEATSNGLTYPLSRLSWYHASPPGGVSSDASTYIETQDYKHKGEFIWHSNNTELYKYIYDNVGNSDVDNQHLTVLKMTLRANDNLAGNSWGGIMRPNSAYYQDLSQMKYIEVVARGNVGSIFIDLGQVSEDLAINGHAPNGYHDGENDLGSTTALHDKGLDGATGSDEERLVWDCRISGCESTVWNSANAGATTDIALDDFNEDLDDDSDPPVTINGTENNSGERTYDTEDINKNGSLDTDINFVRYRIDLSDTDKTHFDELKNGWRRWHIQLNQYDTVVSAMGADYKSILAQALFTRLWVGKLNPGVAEAKVQVVSLGVLGNAWEETTVADYYKTSSTENSQMVSVNGIETAVSEKVASTDTTFVKVSTINSREHANTYFKSPNTKTERDSETNAPLKETALKLEYHNMQPGQEVGVTRIFETDKKDLSSYKSLKMEIHYETKANRVPIRFALQFGSGSLEGSSDYYEWSFRPTKLEKSCPRDQDCHEENWLANAFAMNVSDFSDLKQGRRPPFVSAVEKDLGGEREEKIRLVGNPTVTSIDWMRFVIIADSSASAEDLEGEFWIDDLRLSDMDTEWGYAARTSAQVNFADFLSISGAVRYQDGNFATLKTTGGSPKPKLSQAASQLDVSGDVSISLNKFLNDTLGFHIPLNLGYRSSTKRPFMKPSDDLTLNRSSFGELTKDMFQNELVVTEDKKEQELRDETESKGYQSYTREKNFSISYSKNYKASESKVGEALSQIFLERPAASYSYRQTEGRATTASDSTYSYHTIFEYKLGTFSLFKFKPFESLAKSDNAFLKALAKTEFEPWPQTFDVTLFDFNYVRYVNQVRDPDFVEPQVDKVVTYTADLNHKLNMRWNILSFLSTSYSLNIKRDMFGGGDREGFVKENFFTPDEGGMFATGYVFDYDHTDRKVYVSRDSLVIIPTDTVSRKNEAGVPQTIDLSNPDSYEIRYDSTVFYKVDSVGHREYGRAYGILRNERARTQQFKVNFNPRLIPFLPFNASFTSDFNQQKTIPDAFDLMDHTNIEKNYWTISQTNRFEFSPTLKIIDFLKLFGNESKVVSLFEKLKWREIRFNWNASTNTVGENFTLAQLYEQQGVTPLQYYLYGLGLGNGYRNRGIWNIISGDMGLTTRDDFEQFAQYRNRDVDTLVYQGNFKHSVSRQFQIGTGITLPIWDIALTGDLQWKEDFSQSREYPLYIDTTTVWPKIGVGVTIPNFAQRLSFLNSFRSVSTVHRFDFTKTTSVKPFQSAEDSWSYQINFNPLVRITFLTQKNLKIENAVRLKMETTDRRPKQEVIGLPCWPDSLGNIQDTTEYFWETPWIHTSLYNDFSINIGDDFSISYPLKLKRGFQLWKWYFKLENNVDLKLTAGYDYNKNIRKEYNPSAGTEYNMWNKETGTDGVFRQWTFDSKDYTAYNPELKLTDRTVPSRTHEWFIRPSAGYQFNKMASMSAYIEYRQIHEKLDDETPHLRQILQFELALMLRFN
- a CDS encoding tetratricopeptide repeat protein encodes the protein MTFWKKILLTIASVATLATAAPECSGIEEGTKAYNNGDFERAIDEWRTCADNGTPDADLFYNLGNAYFRNGKIGFAIFYYRSALRLRPNDDDIQHNLKYAQAMTRDKVEDEGEENPILSGLFKAHHALSLKAQLITLLAIFWLIALIGIAGRIVIGEKAKNVCTGAIFVLTAVFCVIGSSAAYKIFVLEKEICGVVTAADADVTSAPSDKSQTLNTLSEGTTFEVISEQGNFAEIRLGEKIKGFVKLSEVGIVK